The Gemmatimonadota bacterium genome has a segment encoding these proteins:
- a CDS encoding ABC transporter permease has translation MSELPAPTTDAPSFSRRLLILLLKFSGYGAVVHDLEELFVLRSLRDGAPAARRWYRWQCIATPLRLGWFRFTGNPGPRRSVRPSSLPRAASLVDALATDGRRAARRLIRQPGYAIASVLTIGIGVAAIASVYSIANWMLLRPVPAVRAPHELATIQLEAAAPFGLPISNPDYLELKGRLRSAPDLAGYTAQQFNLAFDPASVPERTAGELVTPDYFATLGVALAAGRAFDASNATAAGGLVAVISDRLWQKYWNRSPTAIGARVTINGQPFTVVGVTPRSFHGAELPGRAQLWVPAGAAPALLHSAEKLSGPMEQLWQTLIARIPTAQGQRAAEGEFNRLVEEIRGRKGPSSFLSLAWGFKVHPGIGLQPLARASVRHTLNILLVSSLLFLLLTCANVSNLGLTRALSLSSATAVQRLLGAPLGRVIRERLVETTIVGVLGSIVGVVLGVAVTGLVRGAGVAGIELDYTGVIVDGGVVATTAVVAIFAGLLAGLLPALTVRRSDGSQLIRVAHRRDRRSSRIRHGLVIAQVALSTTLVVGSGLLARTLTKLRHIDLGFSAANVLAFTLDPESQGLSELETAQLIDRLLDRLRQDQRVTSASISHALGVLSDQFYLVTVFPRPGSTNERDHIVARSLSVSPSFLPTLGVGMVGPGFPPGWLLPDSTAEQVGVLNETALHQLLPGIAPEAAIGHIVQPLPGTKPIRVVGVARDARLAHVTSPTGPYIFRPWSQGFHDKEFTVYLRTTVPPEQMEGAVRDLVRQVDPMLPVYALHSLESQLDDLFAEQRLVATLGSLLGAVGVILAALGLYALLGQSVLERRREIGIRLALGARQQTVVASIIGGGLGMTAVGMVAGLAGAAYLSKLIASRLFGVAPLDLATYAGGSVLLLVAALGACGIPARRASKVEIVEALRAD, from the coding sequence ATGAGTGAGCTCCCCGCCCCGACGACCGACGCTCCATCCTTCTCCCGTCGGTTGCTGATTCTGTTGCTCAAGTTCTCCGGGTATGGTGCCGTCGTTCATGATCTCGAAGAGCTTTTCGTCCTTCGATCGCTTCGTGACGGCGCCCCTGCTGCGCGCCGGTGGTATCGGTGGCAATGCATTGCCACCCCGTTGCGCCTCGGCTGGTTCCGCTTCACAGGAAACCCGGGCCCTCGCCGATCGGTCCGGCCGAGCAGCCTCCCTCGAGCTGCGTCGCTGGTCGACGCCCTCGCGACGGACGGTCGGCGCGCCGCCCGGCGGCTGATCCGCCAGCCGGGGTACGCCATCGCCTCGGTATTGACCATTGGCATCGGTGTCGCCGCGATCGCTTCAGTGTACTCGATCGCGAACTGGATGCTGCTGCGGCCGGTGCCCGCGGTCCGCGCGCCCCATGAGCTGGCGACGATTCAGCTCGAGGCCGCGGCGCCCTTCGGGCTGCCCATCTCGAACCCGGACTATCTCGAGCTCAAGGGACGGCTGCGATCCGCCCCTGATCTCGCGGGTTATACCGCCCAGCAATTCAACCTGGCGTTCGATCCGGCAAGCGTCCCTGAGCGAACCGCTGGCGAGCTGGTGACGCCTGACTATTTCGCGACACTGGGCGTGGCCCTCGCGGCGGGCCGCGCGTTCGACGCAAGCAATGCGACCGCTGCCGGTGGTCTCGTCGCTGTGATCAGTGATCGACTCTGGCAGAAGTACTGGAATCGTTCACCAACTGCCATTGGGGCCCGCGTCACCATCAACGGCCAGCCCTTCACTGTCGTCGGAGTGACGCCCCGCAGCTTTCACGGCGCGGAACTGCCGGGCCGGGCCCAACTATGGGTGCCGGCTGGGGCTGCTCCGGCGCTTCTGCACAGCGCGGAGAAGCTGTCGGGTCCCATGGAGCAGCTCTGGCAGACCCTGATCGCCCGCATCCCAACGGCACAGGGACAACGCGCGGCAGAGGGCGAATTCAACCGACTGGTGGAGGAGATTCGCGGTCGCAAGGGACCGAGTTCGTTCCTCTCTCTGGCGTGGGGGTTCAAGGTTCACCCGGGTATCGGCCTGCAGCCGCTCGCGCGCGCATCCGTGCGCCACACACTGAACATTCTCCTCGTGTCATCCCTGCTCTTCCTGCTGCTCACCTGCGCCAATGTCAGCAACCTCGGCCTTACTCGCGCACTTTCCCTGAGCTCGGCCACTGCCGTGCAGCGCTTGCTCGGCGCGCCACTCGGGCGCGTCATTCGCGAACGTCTGGTCGAGACCACGATCGTCGGCGTGCTTGGAAGCATCGTCGGGGTCGTACTCGGGGTGGCGGTTACCGGCCTCGTTCGTGGCGCGGGGGTCGCCGGCATCGAGCTGGACTATACCGGCGTCATTGTCGACGGTGGCGTGGTCGCGACCACCGCCGTCGTTGCCATCTTTGCGGGTCTCCTCGCCGGACTGCTTCCGGCCCTCACGGTGCGTCGATCCGACGGCTCCCAGCTCATCCGGGTTGCGCACCGACGAGACCGCCGCTCCAGTCGGATTCGACACGGCCTCGTCATTGCCCAGGTCGCGCTCTCGACCACGCTGGTGGTCGGCTCAGGCCTGCTTGCTCGGACTCTGACCAAGCTGCGCCACATCGACCTCGGTTTTTCGGCGGCGAACGTGCTGGCGTTCACCCTCGATCCCGAATCGCAGGGACTTTCCGAGCTCGAGACTGCGCAATTGATTGACCGACTGCTCGATCGTCTCCGGCAGGATCAGCGAGTCACTTCAGCGAGTATCTCGCACGCGCTCGGTGTGCTGAGTGATCAGTTCTACCTCGTTACAGTCTTCCCGCGCCCAGGAAGCACGAATGAGCGGGACCACATTGTAGCTCGCTCCCTCTCGGTCTCGCCTTCCTTTCTCCCAACGCTCGGGGTCGGCATGGTGGGACCCGGCTTTCCACCCGGATGGCTGCTCCCCGATTCAACTGCCGAGCAGGTCGGCGTCCTCAACGAAACCGCTCTCCATCAGCTGCTCCCGGGCATCGCCCCCGAGGCGGCCATCGGGCACATCGTGCAGCCGCTCCCTGGCACGAAGCCGATCCGGGTTGTTGGCGTCGCGCGCGACGCGCGGCTCGCACACGTGACCAGTCCGACCGGGCCCTACATCTTCCGGCCATGGTCGCAAGGCTTCCACGACAAAGAGTTCACGGTGTACCTCCGCACCACGGTACCACCCGAGCAGATGGAAGGCGCAGTGCGCGACCTGGTTCGGCAGGTCGATCCCATGCTGCCAGTGTATGCACTTCATTCGCTGGAGAGCCAGCTGGATGATCTCTTTGCGGAACAGCGGCTGGTGGCAACGCTCGGCTCCCTGCTCGGCGCCGTGGGAGTGATTCTCGCCGCGCTTGGGCTCTACGCCCTTCTCGGTCAGTCCGTGCTTGAGCGTCGCCGCGAAATCGGGATCAGACTGGCTCTCGGCGCGCGCCAGCAGACGGTCGTCGCATCGATCATTGGCGGTGGACTGGGGATGACAGCAGTAGGGATGGTCGCAGGGCTCGCGGGCGCCGCCTATCTGAGCAAGCTGATTGCGTCACGGCTCTTCGGGGTGGCACCGCTTGATCTCGCCACCTATGCTGGCGGCTCGGTACTGTTGCTGGTGGCCGCGCTCGGCGCCTGCGGCATTCCCGCCCGCCGCGCGTCGAAGGTAGAGATCGTGGAGGCGTTGCGGGCGGATTAG
- the radC gene encoding DNA repair protein RadC has protein sequence MSIPAAPPDRPRERLWRLGPSSLTPQELLAILLGTGDTREDALAVAARLLAPAGGTLRRLAARPAAELQRTPGVGPAKAARLLAAFELAVRLSQEGRPALERIAEPADVARVVGHRLRDLEVEEFHLLALDTRSRVLRDVLVTRGLLDSSLVHPREVFRAAIAEAAAGIILVHNHPSGDPTPSAEDRAVTRQLVAAGQLLDVPVYDHVIVAGDRFLSFATAGLL, from the coding sequence GTGTCCATTCCGGCTGCGCCCCCCGACCGCCCCCGCGAGCGCCTCTGGCGGCTGGGCCCCTCCTCGTTGACGCCGCAGGAACTTCTCGCCATCCTGCTAGGGACAGGTGATACTCGGGAAGACGCTCTGGCGGTGGCAGCAAGGCTGCTTGCCCCCGCTGGCGGGACGCTTCGTCGCCTCGCCGCCCGCCCCGCTGCCGAGCTGCAGCGGACACCTGGGGTCGGGCCCGCCAAGGCGGCCCGGTTGCTCGCGGCATTCGAGCTCGCGGTGCGCCTCAGTCAGGAAGGGCGCCCGGCGCTCGAGCGGATCGCCGAGCCGGCCGATGTGGCCCGGGTGGTGGGGCACCGGTTGCGCGACCTCGAGGTCGAAGAGTTCCATCTGCTGGCGCTCGACACCCGCTCGCGGGTCCTTCGCGATGTGCTGGTCACGCGTGGCTTGCTCGACAGCTCGCTGGTCCACCCGCGCGAAGTCTTTCGCGCCGCGATCGCCGAGGCAGCGGCCGGGATCATCCTGGTGCACAATCACCCGAGTGGTGATCCGACACCCTCGGCCGAAGACCGCGCCGTGACCCGCCAGCTGGTGGCGGCAGGACAACTGCTCGATGTACCGGTCTACGATCACGTCATCGTCGCCGGCGACCGATTTCTCTCCTTCGCGACTGCGGGGCTGCTGTGA
- a CDS encoding ABC transporter permease → MSNNIRYAVRTLRRSPGYALVAILTLGLGIGANTAIFSVINAVVLRPLPFDRPEQLVVLNHHYPSLKDLKASVSAPGFVEYQKQTQVFSKVSVSTGWGPTLTGHGDASRLQAQRVAGDYFGTYSVQPAMGRALRADESNLGNEHVVMLSDAYWRRGYGADRAIVGQRMLLNGESYEIVGVMPPSFTSMLNTNTDIWVPLALTQRQLSGSFGNEFLNLTARLKDGVSLAAGQREMHALANRIKADRPDAFPEDWDLALSSLSDQVTSSGMRRAMFVLLGAVGLVLLIACANVANLQLARAASRSREIAVRVALGASPGDLVKQLLTESVLLSLLGGALGLLLAMWGVPALLSLNERNLPPATAIGLDGKVLGFTLLLAVGTGLLFGLAPALRVSRTSLQETLKEGGRGAAGDRGGLALRRGLVVATVAVALTLLVGAGLLTRSFTQLLQVDPGFRPDHLLTFNVGLPAAKYPNDTVRVAYFDRATEAIAAVPGVVSAGATSVLPFTNNWSTSSFNVEGFTPPPKAAIPWGDVRLVTPNFLATLGAPLIKGRFFTAQDRFESPAVVVVDDELVKRFWPNQDPIGKRITFNNLTDTNITWITVVGVVGHTMHEGLDAEKRIQVYFPLAQTGTGFMTYAVRTTGEPTQVLNAVRAALKQVDADVAIANVSQMDELVSISTGPRRFSMVLLTVFSVLAAGLAAIGLYGVMSYTVTQRSKELGVRLALGATPGEVQKLVMGQGMRLAIVGVGFGLVAALVFTNLLKALDTKAALGATDRLLFQVSPNDPATFVGIPLLLLAVTLLATWLPARRATSVDPVEALRGE, encoded by the coding sequence ATGAGCAACAATATCCGCTACGCGGTGCGCACGTTGCGTCGCAGCCCGGGGTACGCCCTGGTGGCGATCCTCACCCTGGGGCTCGGCATCGGCGCGAACACTGCCATCTTCTCGGTCATCAACGCAGTGGTGCTGCGGCCGTTGCCGTTCGACCGGCCGGAGCAGCTGGTGGTGCTCAACCATCACTACCCATCGCTCAAGGACCTGAAGGCCTCGGTTTCGGCGCCCGGGTTCGTGGAATACCAGAAACAGACGCAGGTGTTCAGCAAGGTTTCTGTCAGTACCGGCTGGGGCCCGACCCTCACCGGACACGGCGATGCGAGCCGGCTCCAGGCGCAGCGCGTAGCGGGGGACTACTTCGGCACCTACAGTGTGCAGCCCGCGATGGGGCGCGCACTCCGGGCCGACGAGTCGAACCTCGGCAATGAACATGTCGTGATGCTGAGCGACGCCTATTGGCGCCGTGGGTACGGCGCAGACAGGGCGATCGTGGGACAGCGAATGCTGCTGAACGGCGAGAGTTACGAAATCGTCGGCGTGATGCCGCCGTCGTTTACCTCGATGCTCAACACCAATACTGATATCTGGGTCCCACTGGCGCTCACGCAGCGCCAGCTCTCGGGGTCGTTCGGCAACGAGTTCCTGAATCTCACGGCGCGGCTCAAGGACGGCGTGTCGCTGGCGGCGGGTCAGCGCGAGATGCACGCGCTCGCGAACCGGATCAAGGCCGATCGCCCCGACGCGTTCCCCGAGGACTGGGATCTCGCGCTCTCCTCGCTCTCGGACCAGGTGACCTCGTCCGGGATGCGCCGCGCGATGTTCGTCCTGCTCGGCGCCGTCGGACTGGTGCTGCTGATTGCCTGCGCCAACGTCGCGAACCTGCAGCTGGCACGCGCCGCCTCGCGGTCGCGAGAGATCGCCGTCAGAGTCGCTCTCGGCGCCTCTCCCGGCGATCTGGTCAAGCAGCTGCTCACCGAGAGTGTCCTGCTCTCGTTGCTGGGCGGTGCGCTGGGCTTGCTGCTGGCCATGTGGGGTGTGCCGGCGTTGCTGTCGCTCAATGAGCGCAACCTGCCGCCGGCCACTGCGATCGGACTCGATGGCAAGGTGCTCGGCTTCACGCTCCTGCTGGCCGTCGGTACCGGATTGCTCTTCGGCCTGGCGCCGGCGCTCCGCGTGTCGCGTACCTCCCTGCAGGAAACGCTCAAGGAAGGCGGACGCGGCGCTGCGGGTGATCGCGGGGGGCTCGCCCTGCGACGCGGTCTGGTGGTGGCCACGGTTGCTGTGGCACTCACGCTGCTGGTTGGTGCGGGGCTCCTGACGCGTTCGTTCACGCAGCTGCTGCAGGTTGATCCGGGGTTCCGGCCCGATCATCTGCTGACGTTCAATGTCGGCCTGCCGGCTGCAAAATATCCTAACGATACCGTGCGGGTCGCCTATTTCGACCGCGCGACGGAAGCAATCGCCGCTGTGCCGGGCGTCGTGTCGGCCGGTGCCACCTCGGTGCTGCCGTTCACGAACAACTGGAGTACCTCCTCGTTCAATGTCGAGGGGTTCACCCCGCCGCCGAAGGCAGCGATTCCATGGGGTGACGTACGGCTGGTGACGCCCAACTTCCTGGCGACGCTGGGCGCACCGCTCATCAAGGGACGCTTCTTCACGGCGCAGGACCGGTTCGAATCGCCCGCGGTCGTGGTGGTGGACGACGAGCTGGTGAAGCGTTTCTGGCCCAACCAGGATCCAATCGGCAAGCGCATCACGTTCAACAACCTCACGGATACCAACATCACCTGGATCACGGTGGTCGGTGTCGTGGGGCACACCATGCACGAAGGCCTCGACGCCGAGAAGCGGATCCAGGTCTACTTCCCGCTCGCGCAGACCGGGACCGGCTTCATGACGTACGCGGTCCGCACCACTGGCGAGCCGACGCAGGTACTGAATGCTGTGCGCGCGGCACTCAAGCAGGTCGATGCCGATGTAGCGATCGCGAACGTCTCGCAGATGGATGAACTGGTGTCGATCAGCACAGGGCCGCGCCGATTCTCGATGGTGCTGCTCACCGTCTTCTCGGTTCTTGCCGCCGGCCTCGCCGCGATCGGACTCTACGGTGTGATGTCCTACACGGTCACCCAGCGCTCCAAGGAACTCGGAGTGCGCCTTGCCCTTGGTGCCACACCGGGAGAAGTCCAGAAGCTCGTGATGGGGCAGGGGATGCGACTGGCAATTGTTGGTGTCGGATTCGGGCTTGTTGCTGCCCTCGTCTTCACTAACCTGCTCAAGGCGCTTGACACCAAGGCCGCGCTCGGCGCGACCGACCGGCTGCTCTTCCAGGTCTCGCCGAACGACCCGGCCACGTTCGTCGGCATTCCGCTCCTGCTCCTCGCAGTGACCCTGCTGGCGACCTGGCTTCCCGCGCGTCGCGCCACAAGCGTCGACCCGGTCGAAGCGCTGCGGGGCGAGTAA
- a CDS encoding HlyD family efflux transporter periplasmic adaptor subunit: MDVAREKKPNRKRPILIGVGVLGLVLATVAVSRMKPAAPSVDRPTLQLDSVVSGPMLRDIRAPGSLVPEQIRFISAIAPGRVEAKLVQPGARVTPETVLLRLSNPDVEIQLLQAERSLTDAEAQLVSLKSNLETQRLSQVGVVASTRTTYNEAKRQADAAQAMSSELLSKFELAKVTDLATELRERLDIEQQRLKILTENMPSQLAVQKEQVERLKAVVNYQHNLVGAMVVKAGVAGVLQEMPIEEGQFATSGTTIAKVVQPEKLKAVLRVQENQARDVTVGQTASIDTRNGFVRGRVSRIDPSSTGGTVTVDVALTDSLPKGARPDLSVDGTIELERIGKVMHVGRPTYGQANSTIGLFRLTPDGKEAERVQVTLGRTSANAVEIVRGLKPGDIVILSDMSRFDGVDRVRIK; the protein is encoded by the coding sequence GTGGACGTAGCCCGCGAAAAGAAGCCCAATCGCAAGCGCCCAATCCTGATTGGTGTCGGGGTGCTCGGCCTCGTGCTCGCCACGGTCGCGGTGAGCAGAATGAAGCCGGCGGCTCCTTCGGTCGATCGTCCGACGCTGCAGCTCGATTCCGTCGTCTCAGGCCCCATGCTCAGGGACATTCGCGCCCCGGGCTCGCTGGTGCCGGAGCAGATCCGCTTCATCTCCGCCATCGCCCCGGGACGCGTCGAGGCCAAGCTGGTGCAGCCGGGTGCCCGGGTCACGCCCGAGACCGTCCTGCTCCGCTTGAGCAATCCCGATGTCGAGATCCAGCTCTTGCAGGCCGAACGCTCGCTGACCGATGCCGAGGCGCAGTTGGTGTCACTCAAGAGCAATCTCGAGACCCAGCGCCTCTCCCAGGTGGGCGTCGTGGCCAGCACCCGGACGACCTACAACGAGGCGAAGCGGCAGGCCGACGCCGCCCAGGCGATGTCGTCCGAGCTCCTCTCGAAGTTCGAATTGGCCAAGGTGACCGACCTCGCGACCGAATTGCGCGAGCGACTCGACATCGAGCAGCAGCGTCTCAAGATCCTCACTGAGAACATGCCGTCGCAGCTGGCCGTGCAGAAAGAACAGGTCGAGCGGCTCAAGGCAGTGGTGAATTACCAGCACAACCTCGTCGGCGCGATGGTCGTGAAGGCCGGCGTCGCCGGCGTGCTCCAGGAGATGCCGATCGAGGAAGGGCAGTTCGCCACCAGCGGGACGACGATTGCCAAGGTGGTGCAACCGGAGAAGCTCAAGGCCGTACTGCGGGTGCAGGAGAACCAGGCCCGTGATGTGACGGTGGGGCAGACCGCCTCGATCGACACGCGCAACGGTTTCGTCCGTGGACGCGTCTCACGGATCGATCCGTCCTCCACCGGCGGGACGGTGACCGTGGATGTCGCCCTCACCGATTCGCTCCCCAAGGGCGCTCGCCCCGACCTCAGCGTCGATGGGACCATCGAGCTCGAGCGGATCGGCAAGGTGATGCATGTCGGGCGGCCCACCTATGGCCAGGCCAACAGCACCATCGGGCTCTTCCGCCTCACGCCTGATGGCAAGGAGGCCGAGCGAGTGCAGGTCACCCTGGGCCGGACCTCGGCGAATGCGGTCGAGATCGTCCGCGGGCTCAAGCCGGGTGATATCGTGATCCTCTCGGATATGTCGCGATTCGACGGTGTCGATCGCGTGCGCATCAAGTAG
- a CDS encoding bifunctional (p)ppGpp synthetase/guanosine-3',5'-bis(diphosphate) 3'-pyrophosphohydrolase, protein MTTGAVPSSLTDLSPAFFVILEKHAERLDIALIDRALRYSAAAHRGQKRMSGEDFVEHSIAVASILAGFLVDTTSICAALLHDVVEDSDLTTDDIAREFGNEVAGLVEGLTKLSHLPFRSSVEEQSENYRKLLLSVAKDARVIIIKLADRLHNMRTLEHLTPERRQRIATETREIYAPLAHRFGMANVKAELEDLAFKFLETEEYQALAQQVAAKRAAREQMIQRMRGPLEQELKRAGIEWYDVSGRPKHLWSIYQKMRKRNKPFDEIYDLMAMRVIVRTVPECYHVLGIIHHVWTPVQERIKDYIASPKSNGYQSLHTTIFGPGGQLFEIQIRTQEMHRTAEYGIAAHWLYKTVEEGEDDVGRQLGWFRQLLELQQESASPEDFLEFLKVDLYHDEIFIFTPQGDVKQLPKGATAIDFAFHVHTDVGLHTSGAKVNGRIAPLHRELKNGDTVEVLTSPHAKPSRDWLSHVRTGRARAKIKQWIRQEEETVSLQLGREILTRELKRRRLTAPVPEAMQTAAVALNLLDSEALEVSLGRGDLAVGQVMKALFPDLAPDALQEKPPTVFGRVIDRLRLGRGIKIQGVDGLMVRYAQCCQPVPGDPVVGFVTQGRGISIHRADCPNLLTLGDQGRRVEIDWQEQTGETYAVRLLINGEDRRGLYADIMQVISQTGTNIRGAEINSKDGTAFGSILVEVDNLPHLAKVLKAIRKVKGVSTVERREAQEGG, encoded by the coding sequence GTGACGACTGGTGCCGTGCCGAGTTCGCTGACCGATCTCTCGCCTGCCTTCTTCGTGATTCTGGAGAAGCACGCGGAGCGGCTCGACATTGCCCTGATCGATCGGGCACTCCGCTATTCCGCTGCCGCGCACCGCGGGCAGAAACGGATGAGCGGGGAAGACTTCGTCGAGCACTCGATCGCGGTTGCCTCGATTCTCGCGGGCTTTCTTGTCGACACTACGTCCATCTGCGCGGCGCTGCTCCACGATGTGGTCGAGGACTCCGACCTCACCACCGATGACATCGCCCGCGAGTTCGGCAACGAAGTGGCCGGGTTGGTGGAAGGGCTCACCAAGCTTTCCCATCTTCCGTTCCGGTCCTCGGTGGAAGAGCAATCGGAGAACTACCGCAAGCTGCTGTTGTCGGTCGCCAAGGATGCCCGCGTCATCATCATCAAGCTCGCCGATCGCCTCCACAACATGCGGACGCTCGAGCACCTGACGCCGGAGCGACGCCAGCGCATCGCGACCGAGACGCGTGAGATCTATGCGCCGCTCGCGCACCGCTTCGGCATGGCGAACGTCAAGGCCGAGCTCGAAGACCTCGCCTTCAAGTTCCTCGAGACCGAGGAATATCAGGCGCTGGCACAGCAGGTCGCCGCCAAGCGGGCCGCGCGCGAACAGATGATCCAGCGCATGCGCGGCCCGCTCGAGCAGGAACTCAAGCGCGCCGGGATCGAGTGGTACGATGTCAGCGGCCGCCCGAAGCATCTCTGGTCGATCTATCAGAAGATGCGGAAGCGGAACAAGCCGTTCGACGAGATCTACGACCTGATGGCGATGCGGGTGATCGTCCGCACGGTGCCGGAGTGCTACCACGTGCTCGGCATTATTCACCACGTCTGGACGCCGGTGCAGGAGCGGATCAAGGATTACATCGCGAGCCCCAAGAGCAACGGCTATCAGTCACTCCATACCACGATCTTCGGGCCCGGCGGCCAGCTCTTCGAAATCCAGATCCGCACTCAGGAGATGCATCGCACCGCCGAATACGGTATCGCCGCACACTGGCTCTACAAGACCGTCGAAGAGGGTGAGGACGATGTCGGCCGACAGCTCGGCTGGTTCCGGCAGCTCCTCGAACTGCAGCAGGAGAGCGCGTCGCCGGAGGACTTTCTCGAGTTCCTCAAGGTCGACCTCTATCACGACGAGATCTTCATCTTCACGCCGCAAGGCGACGTCAAGCAGCTCCCCAAGGGCGCGACCGCGATCGACTTCGCCTTCCACGTGCACACCGACGTCGGCCTGCATACCTCTGGCGCGAAGGTCAACGGTCGCATTGCTCCGTTGCATCGGGAGCTCAAGAACGGCGACACCGTGGAAGTGCTCACCTCGCCCCATGCCAAGCCGAGCCGCGACTGGCTGAGTCATGTTCGCACCGGTCGCGCCCGCGCCAAGATCAAGCAGTGGATCAGGCAGGAGGAAGAGACCGTCTCGCTGCAGTTGGGCCGGGAAATCCTCACGCGGGAACTCAAGCGTCGCCGACTCACCGCGCCTGTACCCGAAGCGATGCAGACGGCCGCTGTCGCGCTCAACCTGCTCGATAGCGAGGCGCTCGAAGTCTCACTCGGCCGCGGCGACCTCGCGGTCGGGCAGGTGATGAAGGCGCTCTTCCCCGATCTCGCGCCGGATGCGTTGCAGGAGAAGCCACCCACCGTCTTCGGTCGGGTGATCGATCGCCTCCGCCTCGGCCGCGGCATCAAGATTCAGGGCGTCGACGGCCTGATGGTTCGCTATGCCCAGTGTTGCCAGCCGGTGCCCGGCGACCCGGTGGTGGGGTTTGTGACCCAGGGGCGCGGCATCTCGATTCATCGTGCCGATTGTCCCAATCTCCTCACCCTCGGCGACCAGGGGCGACGGGTCGAGATCGACTGGCAGGAGCAGACTGGCGAGACCTACGCGGTGCGGCTGCTGATCAACGGGGAGGATCGGCGCGGTCTCTACGCCGACATCATGCAGGTGATTTCGCAGACGGGCACCAACATCCGCGGCGCCGAGATCAACTCCAAGGACGGCACCGCCTTCGGGTCGATCCTGGTCGAGGTCGACAACCTCCCCCATCTCGCCAAGGTCCTCAAGGCGATCAGGAAGGTGAAGGGGGTCTCCACGGTCGAGCGGCGCGAGGCGCAGGAGGGGGGCTGA
- a CDS encoding ABC transporter ATP-binding protein, producing MTSPGQSLIRLDGIKKVFYTDEVETHALAEIHLDVKRGEYVAISGPSGCGKTTLLSLLGLLDTPTGGEYYLDDKPVAQLSPSDRARIRNREIGFIFQAFNLIGDLTVYENVELPLTYRGMAPADRKQRVMAALEKVGMSHRVKHYPAQLSGGQQQRVAVARAVAGEPLILLADEPTGNLDSTNGESVMQLLQELHRGGATICMVTHDPRYERHADRSIHLFDGRVVEDQALELSPA from the coding sequence GTGACGTCCCCAGGCCAGTCGCTCATCCGACTCGATGGCATCAAGAAGGTCTTCTACACCGACGAAGTCGAAACCCACGCGCTGGCCGAGATCCATCTCGACGTCAAGCGCGGCGAGTACGTCGCGATCTCCGGCCCGTCCGGCTGCGGCAAGACCACGCTGCTCTCGTTGCTCGGCCTGCTCGACACGCCGACCGGCGGCGAGTACTACCTCGATGACAAGCCGGTCGCGCAGCTCTCGCCGTCGGATCGTGCCCGGATCCGCAACCGGGAGATCGGCTTCATCTTCCAGGCCTTCAACCTGATCGGCGATCTCACGGTGTACGAGAATGTCGAGCTGCCGCTGACCTACCGCGGCATGGCACCGGCGGATCGCAAGCAGCGGGTGATGGCGGCGCTCGAGAAGGTAGGGATGAGTCATCGCGTGAAGCACTACCCGGCGCAGCTCTCGGGCGGTCAGCAGCAGCGTGTTGCAGTGGCACGCGCCGTCGCCGGCGAGCCGCTGATTCTTCTCGCTGACGAACCGACCGGTAACCTCGACTCCACCAACGGCGAGTCGGTGATGCAGCTGCTGCAGGAGCTGCATCGCGGAGGGGCCACGATCTGCATGGTGACCCACGATCCTCGCTATGAGCGTCATGCGGATCGCTCGATTCACCTCTTCGACGGCCGCGTGGTCGAGGATCAGGCGCTGGAACTTTCACCGGCCTGA
- a CDS encoding PadR family transcriptional regulator: MAKDSVGEFEHQLLLAALRTAPDAYTATIVMELEACAGRTVSPAAVHIALGRLEEHGLIASELRDGDGATGRRQRRYVSVTPHGLAVVRAERARLLRLWAGLEPLLERN, from the coding sequence GTGGCGAAGGATTCGGTGGGCGAATTCGAACATCAACTCCTCCTCGCGGCGTTGCGCACGGCGCCCGACGCGTACACGGCGACGATCGTGATGGAGCTTGAGGCCTGCGCAGGCCGGACCGTCTCTCCCGCAGCGGTTCACATTGCGCTGGGGCGGCTCGAGGAACACGGGCTGATTGCGTCGGAGTTGCGCGACGGGGATGGCGCGACCGGTCGACGGCAGCGGCGGTATGTCTCTGTCACTCCGCACGGGCTCGCGGTGGTGCGCGCCGAGCGTGCGCGGCTCCTGCGGCTGTGGGCAGGGCTCGAACCGCTGCTGGAGAGGAACTGA